In Streptomyces rapamycinicus NRRL 5491, the genomic stretch GCACCGACTCGCCGATACGGGCCGCGGCCGCCTCCATGGTGTCGACGAGCGTGCCGAGGGGATCGGCCGCCTCGGCTTCACCCGCGGCCGTGGTGGTCGCTTCGGTGGGGAGTTCCGCGGGGGCGTCGTCCGCGGCGGACGGCGCCGCGTGCGCCTGCTGGGCCGTACCGCCGGACGGCACCTCGGCGACCAGCATCCGGAACGGCGCGTCGAGCAGCCCGCCGTACAGCCGCCCGGCGACCGCCCGCGCATGGTCGGGCTCACCCGCGAGCAGCATCCGCAGCACGGCGGCGCCGAGCCGCTGCTCGGCCTCCTGGAGGGCGCGGGAACGCTCGGTGGTCAGCGTCAGCAGCGCGACCGCGGAGTGCACGGCGTAGCGCTCGGCGGTGCCCAGCGGCGCGCCCGTGCCGACCGCGAGCACCCCACGCGTACGGCGCCCGGTGCCCAGCGACTGGAGCTCCACCCGGTCGGCGACGGCCGAGTCCTCGGCCGGTTCCGCGCCCGTGGCCCCGGCCGGTCCGCAGCCCCCGCCGACCACGATGCTCGCGGGGCCGGGGCGGGAGCGCAGCCGCTCGACGTCGGCGGTGAGCCGGGCGGCGCGGCGCGCGGCCCAGTCGGGGGCGGCGGCGACCACGGCGCCGGAGACGTCGTAGAGCGCGGCCCAGCCGTCGAGGTGGGCGGCGAGCCGGGCGAGCAGCGCGGTGGGCCCCTCGGCGCCGATGGCGGCGCGGGTCAGCTCGCGCTGCGCCTCGAACCCGGCCGTCACGGCCCGGTACTGGTCCGCGGCTATCGCCGCGGAGACGGCCTTGCTGATCGCGATGAACGGGGTGCGGCGGGGCACGCCAAGCAGCGGCAGCCCCTCCTCCTTGGCGGCCGTGGCGAGCGCGGGCGGCACCTCGGCGTAGTTGACGCCGAGCGCGAAGCCGAGCCCCACCACTCCCGCGCCCACCAGCCGCCGCACATAGCGGCTCATCTCCTCCGGGTCATCCGCCTCGATCTGCATCGCGGTGATCAGGAGCAGTTCGCCGCCGTCCATATAGGGCACGGGGTCGGCCAGCTCGCTGACATGCGCCCAGCGCACGGGCGTCTCCAGCCGGTCCTCGCCCGCGAGGACGGACAGCTTGAGACCGGGATGGCGGACGAGTGAGGCGAGCGTGGGAGGCATGGCACCTTCGAAGCGAATGCGACGACTTGCGACGACTTCACCGTCCCGTATGAACGGCTACTGCCGATTCTGCCTCAATGGAGGAAAACGCGGAATTGACGGCCTGATTTCGCCACGGGTATGGCCGTGACGCTGCGGTTCCGGTGGCCCCGGCCACCATGGCGGCCGGGGCAACCGTGGCGACCAGAGCAGAGCGGCCAATGACGGCGATGAGGACCGACCGGAACGGCCGGAACGACCGCACCGACCGGAACGCCCGGAACGGCCGCCGATCACCCGCGCAGATCCACCAGAACCGGGGGCCCGCCCTCGCCCCTTACGGAGGTCACCGACAGCACCGCATGCCCCGGGGGGACCGCATGGGCCAGTTCCGAGGCGGACCAGCGCTCGCGCTCCACCGTCCGTACGGTCACCGACTGGGTGGTCACCGCCCTGCCGGTGGCGACCTTACGGATGAAGTGCAGGACCTTGGTGAGCGGCTCCTCGGCGATGATCTGCCGGTCGGTGACATCCCGGGTCTCGACCCACTCCGTCCCCCACACCTCGGCGAACCGCGCCCCGTCCCAGGTCGTCACCCCGGCACAGGCCATCCGGCAGCCGACCGCGCCGAGCAGCGCGCTGCGCAGTGACTCGGGCACGTCGTCGAGGGTGCGGAGGGTGAGCACGGCGCCCGCGTGGGCGGAGCGGAGCCGCTGGATGCCGCGCAGGGCCTCGGGAGTGATGGTGTGCGAGGCGTCGTCCAGGACCAGGCAGGCGAACAGCGAACGGTCGACCCGGCCCACGGCGCACTCGGTGAACTGCGCCAGGACCAGCCGCGCCAGCATCCGCGACGCCTCCGCATGGCCGCGCTCGGGCAGGTCGATACGGACCCGGAGGGGGTGTTCGAGGGCGCGGAGCGAGAACGGGCGGCGGTCGCCCGCGGTGTCGAAGAAATCGGCGAACGCGGGCCGGTCCAGCAGCGCGATCCGGTCCGCGAGCAGCGCGCCCACGTCCCCGGGCGCACCCGACTGCCGGACCCGCGCCTCCAGCTCACGGGCCTGCGCCCGCTCCCCCGCCTCGTCCAGCGCCTCACGCAGCGCGTTGACTGCCGTCTTGGAACCGTCCAGCAGCTCCCGCAGATCCGGGACGGACGGGAAGCGGCCGTGGGCGGCGCGGTAGGGGCCGAGCAACTGGGCCAGCGCGGTGGCGGCGCGCCGGCTGTCCCCGCCGGGCAGCGAGGCCGCCATGTCGCCGATCAGGGCCTCGGCGAGGATGCCCGCGGCCTCGTCGGGGTCGGTGGTGCCGCCGTAGAGGTCGAGGTCATAGCCGGAGTCGGGCCGGCCGATCTTCACGACGACGTCGAACGCCTCATCCGCCCCGAGCCCGGCCCCCGCCGCCCCGACCGCCACGACCGCGACCTGCCCGGCGAGCGCCTGCAGACACAGCGACTCCACGACGGGCCGCACCACCCGCCCCGTCTTCCCCGAACCGGGCGGCCCGACGGCCAGCAGCGAGGTGCCGAGCACCTCGGGATCGAGGGCGAGCCCGACGCCACGGTGCTGGTAAGGATTGCGGGGATCCTCAGCCGCGGTGCCGAGGCGGACCTGATGGGCGAGGAGATCATGCCGCGCCGTCCGGGCGGGCAGATCCCGCGCCCCGGACGGATGGCCGTACGAGGCGGCGCCATTGCGCAGCACGGTGTCGGTGAACGAGGCGAGCGAATTCCGCCCCGCCCGCACGGACTGCCAGGCGCGCTCGATCCGGGCGTGGTCGACGTCATTCATCGCCCCCCCGCGCGCGTCCGCCGCCAGCCGATCAGCCGCACTGTGGCCCCCCGCGGCCCGCAATTGCGGCCACTCCACCGGATCCCCCTCCGGCCGCCCCGCGGCAGCCGCCTCAGGAGCGGGCTCATCCCAGGCCCGCCGGAAAAGGGGCGCGACGTAACGGCGCCAGACCTCGGGCCAGTGGCCGACGCGACCGAAGATCACGGCGAGGACCCCTGCGAAGATGACTTGGTAGATGCGCCAAGCCCAGACGAACGCCATCTTGTCGTCGCCTTCGACCCAGGACTCCGGGGTCAGCAAGTACAGCGGCCAGAGGTAGAAGCTGCCGAAGTACTCGTAATAGATCAGTGACCAGACCAGCCAGCCGCACAGGGCCGAGATCAGGGCCCCGCTGAGCAGCCGCTGCCCCGGAATCCGATCCGGCTCCTCCGGTGCCTTCGGCTTGTGCTCGTACGTCCACACCCCCGGCCCCGCCTCGGATCGCGGAGCGCGCAGCCAGGCGACGAAGGACGGGCGGGCCGCGGGCGCGGGGACCGGAGGGGCGCCGGGGGCCGCCGGGGGCGCGGTCGGCGGCATCGGCGGCGGGGTGGCCGGAAAGGAAGGCGGGGATTGCGGAGGCGGGGGTGGGGGCGGGTTGTGGCGTGTGCTGCGTGGGTCGAACGTGCCCTCGGTGTCCATGTGCTGCCCCTTGCCCCCTGACCGGCTGTTCCTCGGCTTTCGCGCCATCGCTCAATCTAGTGTTCCCGCGCGGGGAGTTCAGCGACCCGGGCGGGCCCGTCTCACTCGCGGGGTCCGTAAGGCCGTCGTCGGGCTATGGCCGTCGCGGACAAGGAAACACGCGCAGTGCTCCCGAACGGAACATGCCTCATCCCTCGCCACGCCCATAGCCTGCGACTAAAGCCCCCTGTTCTTTCCCCTGGAGCCCGTCATGACCGAACTGTCCGGAGGCCCGGCCCTCCCCCAGGAGCGTCGCGTCGTCACCGCCATTCCCGGCCCGAAGTCGCAGGAGCTGCTCGCCCGTAAGAACGCGGCGGTCGCCAGTGGGGTGGGGAGTGTGCTGCCGGTCTTCACCGTGCGCGCGGGCGGCGGTGTGATCGAGGACGTGGACGGCAATTCGCTGATCGACTTCGGTTCCGGTATCGCCGTGACCTCCGTCGGCTCCTCCGCGGAGGCCGTCGTGCGCCGGGCGTCCGCGCAGTTGGCGGACTTCACGCACACCTGTTTCATGGTCACGCCGTACGAGGGCTATGTGGAGGTCTGCGAGGAGCTGGCCCGGCTCACGCCCGGCGACCACGCCAAGAAGTCGGCGCTGTTCAACTCGGGCGCCGAGGCGGTGGAGAACGCGGTGAAGATCGCGCGTTCGTACACCAAGCGCCAGGCGGTCGTCGTCTTCGACCACGGCTACCACGGCCGGACCAACCTCACCATGGCGCTCACCGCCAAGAACATGCCGTACAAGCACGGCTTCGGCCCCTTCGCGCCGGAGGTCTACCGCGTTCCGCTCGCCTACCCCTACCGCTGGCTGACCGGCCCGGAGAACTGCGCCGAGGAGGCCGCGGCCCAGGCCATCGACATGATCAGCAAGCAGATCGGGGCCGAGAACGTGGCCGCGATCATCATCGAGCCGATCCTCGGCGAGGGCGGCTTCATCGAGCCCGCCAAGGGCTTCCTGCCCAGGATCGCGGAGTTCGCCAAGTCCAACGGCATCGTCTTCGTCGCGGACGAGATCCAGTCCGGCTTCTGCCGCACCGGCCAGTGGTTCGCCTGTGAGGACGAGGGCATCGTCCCGGACCTGATCACCACCGCCAAGGGCATCGCGGGCGGTCTGCCGCTGGCGGCCGTCACCGGCCGCGCGGAGATCATGGACGCGGCGCACTCCGGCGGTCTCGGCGGCACCTACGGCGGAAACCCGGTGGCGTGCGCGGCGGCGCTCGGCGCGATCGAGACGATGCGCGAGCTGGACCTCAACGCCAGGGCCAAGCGCATCGAGGGGGTCATGAAGGGCCGCCTCGGCGCGATGCGGGAGAAGTACGACATCATCGGCGACCTCCGCGGCCGCGGCGCCATGATCGCAATCGAACTCGTGAAGTCCGGCACCAAGGACCCCGACCCCGCGGCCACGGCCGCCGTCGCCAAGGCGTGCCACTCGGCCGGGCTGTTGGTGCTGACCTGCGGTACCTACGGCAATGTGCTGCGTTTCCTGCCGCCGCTGGTGATCGGCGACGACCTTCTGAACGAAGGTCTCGACATCCTCGAGAGCGCCTTCGGCGAGCTGTGACTGTGAGTGATCGATGGGTGGCGTGAAGAAGATGTGCGGGGCCGATGACAGGTGGGTGATCGGTCTGTCGGGCGGGGCTTCGCTGCCGTACGGTCATTGCAGATGAGAGAAACACCCCGCTCGCAGGGGACTGCGGGCGATGCCGAGCCGGTGCTTCCCCAGCCCCGACCCGGCTGTGCCCTCGCGCACACCACTGGAGCCTCCGGCTCCGGATCTCCTCACCGATCGGACGGCCGCCCGCCCCAAACCCCCCGGGGCGCGCGGCACACCGATCGCCACGGCGGCCCCGGAACCACCCCCCCTGTTCCGGGGCCGCCGACTGTTCACTCCCCTTCCGCGCCACGGGCGCCCCTTTCCGCGCTCCGCACGCCCCTCGCACTGATCGCGTTGCTCGCGCTGTGCACCTGGCAGATCGCCGTCCACGGCCCCCTGCGCGCCTACGACGAACGGCTCGGCCGGGCGATCGCCGGCTCGGCGCTCCCCTCCCCCGTCGCCGAGTTCCTCGCCGACCTCGGCAATACGGCGGTCGCGGTACCCGTCCTCGCCGTCGCCATCGGCTGGGCGGCGTGGTGCACCCGGCGCGCGGAAGAGCCGCGCTGGTGGCTGCCGCCGCTGGCCGCCGCGGTGGCGATGGCGGCGGTTCCGGCACTGGTGGTTCCGTTCAAGGCGCTGATCGACCGCCCCGGCCCGCCCGGGCCGCTGGCGGACGAGACCGGATTCTTTCCCTCCGGCCATGCCGCGACGGCCGCCGTCGCCTACGGCGCGGTGGCGCTGCTGCTCCACCCTCTTCTGCGCCCGCGGCTCCGGCGGCCCCTCCTGGTGGCCGTCGCCGTGCTGAACCTCGCCGTGGCAGCCGGGCTGGTCCGGCGCGGCTACCACTGGCCGCTGGACACCGTCGCGAGCTGGTGTCTGTCCGGTCTGCCACTGTGGACGGTGCTCAGGGTCGGCCGTTTGAGCCACAGCGGTCAGCGGTCCAGTCCGGACTCGCGGACCCGACGGTCACCCCGGGCCGCGCCGAGCGACCCGGACTGACCACGGCGCGCGGGCTCCGCCCTCAGCTGTCGAACCCCAGCCCCACCTTGTCCATCGCCTTCAGCCACAGATTGCGGCGCCCGCCGTTCTCGTCGGCCCGGGTCATGGACCACTGGGTGATGCCGATGCCCGCCCACCGCACCGGCTCCGGCGGGAAGGGCAGGGGCTTGCTGCGGACCATCTCCAGGCGGGTACGCTCGGTGCGCTCCCCGGCGAGCAGATCGAGCATCACCTCGGCGCCGAACCGGGTCGCCCCGACGCCCAGGCCCGTATAGCCGAGCGCGTACGCCACCCGCCCCCCGTGCGCGCTGCCGAAGAAGGCGGAGAAGCGCGAGCAGGTGTCGATGGCACCGCCCCAGGCGTGGCTGAAGCGCACGCCCTCCAGCTGCGGGAAGCAGCGGAAGAAGTGCTGGGCGAGGGTGCGGTAGGTGGCGGGGTGGTGATCGTATTCGGCGCGCACGCGCCCGCCGTAGCGGTAGACGATGTCGTAGCCGCCCCACAGGATGCGCTGGTCGGCGGTGAGCCGGAAGTAGTGGAAGTGGTTGGCGGTGTCGCTGAGTCCCTGCCTGCCCCGCCAGCCGATCGCGTCGAGCTGCTCCTGGTTGAGCGGCTCGGTCATCAGCGCGTGATCGTAGACGGGGGTGACGTACGGGCGGACGCGGCGTACCAGCGCGGGGAAGGCGTTGGTGGCGAGCGCCACCTGGCGGGCGCGCACCCGGCCGTACGGGGTGCGGACGTCCATCGCCGCCCCGGCGCCGGCCAGCCGTGCGGCCGGGGTGTGTTCGTAGATCCGTACGCCCAGTTCGGCGCAGGCCCGCGCCAGGCCCCAGGCGAGCTTGGCGGGGTGCAGCATGGCCACGCCGCGGCGGTCCCACAGCCCGGCCAGGAAGGTGGGCGAGTCGACCTCGGCGCGCACCGCGTCGCGGTCGAGGAACTCCTGCTCGCCGACGCCGATTTCGGCCGCCAGCTGGGCGGCCTCGCGCAACTCCGCCACCTGGTACGGCTCGGTGGCCACGTCGATCTCGCCGGTGCGCTCGAAGTCGCAGTCGATGCCGTAGCGCTCGACGGCGGACTCGATGGCGTCGAGGTTGTGGTGGCCGAGCCGTTCGAGTTCGGCCAGTTCATCGGGCCAGCGGGCGGCGCCGTTGCCGAGGCCGTGGGTGAGAGAGGCGGCGCAGAAGCCGCCGTTGCGCCCGGAGGCGGCCCAGCCGATCTCCTGGCCCTCGACCAGGACCACCTCGCGGCCGGGGTCGCGCTCCTTGGCGATCAGGGCGGTCCACAGCCCGCTGTAGCCGCCGCCGACGACGAGCAGATCGCACTGCTCCTCCCCGACGAGGGCGGGGCGGGGGCCGGGCCTGCCGGGGTCGTCCAGCCAGTACGGCCGGTACGCGGCCCCGGCCAGGGCCTTCCAAGCGGACGGGGTGGGGGCACCCTCGCCCCCGGACGAGCGGGTCATGGCGTCCGTGGCCATGGTTCTCAGCTCCTCTTGCGGCGGGCGCCGGCCAGTTGGCCGACGAGAACGCACAACACCGCGACCGCGAACATCGCCGTTCCGATCACATTGATCTGCACGGGCGTGCCGCGCTGTGCGGATCCCCAGACGAACATGGGGAAGGTCACGGTCGAGCCGGCGTTGAAGTTGGTGATGATGAAGTCGTCGAAGGAGAGCGCGAAGGACAGCAGCGCGCCCGCGGCGATCCCGGGCGCGGCGATCGGCAGGGTGACGCGCAGGAAGGTCTGCACCGGGGAGGCGTAGAGGTCCTGGGCGGCCTGCTCCAGCCGGGGATCCATGGACATCACCCGCGCCTTGACGGCCGTCACCACGAAGCTCAGGCAGAACATGATGTGGGCGATGAGGATCGTCCAGAAGCCGAAGTCCACGCCCATGTTGAGGAAGAGGGTGGCCAGCGAGGCGGCCATGACGACCTCGGGCATCGCCATCGGCAGGAAGATCAGGCTGTTGACCGCGGGGCGGGCCCGGAAGCGGTAGCGGGCCAGCGCGAAGGAGATCATCGTGCCGAGGACGGTCGCGCCGATCGTCGCCCATATCGCGATCTTCAGGCTGAGCGAGAGCGAGCCGCACAGGTCGGCGACGCCGCACGGATCGGTCCAGGCGTCGGTGGAGAACCGCTGCCATTCGTAGTTGAACCGGCCGTTGGGCTTGTTGAAGGAGAAGACCAGGACGACGACGTTGGGCAGGATCAGATACGCGAGGGTGCCGAGCCCCGCGATGATCACCAGGTTCCGCCGTATCCAGCGCGTCAGGGCCGTCACACCAGGTCCTCCGTCCCGGACTTGCGGATGTAGACGGTGACCATCGTGAGGATGGCCGCCATGAGGATGAAGGACAGCGCCGCCGCCGTCGGATAGTCCAGCACCCGCAGGAACTGCGACTGGATGACGTTGCCGATCATCTTCTGGTCGGTGGAGCCCAGCAGTTCGGCGTTGATGTAGTCGCCCGCGGCGGGGATGAAGGTGAGCAGGGTGCCCGCGACGACGCCCGGCATGGACAGCGGGAAGGTCACCTTCCGGAAGATGGTGAAGGGGCGGGCGTAGAGATCTCCGGCGGCCTCGTGCAGCCGGGGGTCGATGCGCTCCAGGGAGGTGTAGAGCGGAAGGATCATGAAGGGCAGGAAGTTGTACGTCAGCCCGCAGACCACCGCGAGCGGCGTGGCCAGCACCCGCTGCCCCTCGGTGATCCCCAGATAGCTGGTCACGTCCAGGATGTGCAGCGAGTTGAGCGCGCCCAC encodes the following:
- a CDS encoding PucR family transcriptional regulator, with amino-acid sequence MPPTLASLVRHPGLKLSVLAGEDRLETPVRWAHVSELADPVPYMDGGELLLITAMQIEADDPEEMSRYVRRLVGAGVVGLGFALGVNYAEVPPALATAAKEEGLPLLGVPRRTPFIAISKAVSAAIAADQYRAVTAGFEAQRELTRAAIGAEGPTALLARLAAHLDGWAALYDVSGAVVAAAPDWAARRAARLTADVERLRSRPGPASIVVGGGCGPAGATGAEPAEDSAVADRVELQSLGTGRRTRGVLAVGTGAPLGTAERYAVHSAVALLTLTTERSRALQEAEQRLGAAVLRMLLAGEPDHARAVAGRLYGGLLDAPFRMLVAEVPSGGTAQQAHAAPSAADDAPAELPTEATTTAAGEAEAADPLGTLVDTMEAAAARIGESVLVVPDGERLIVLAPDGGAAVAACAEHARAVEDRRGTKARPRDRAAVAAPRGDELVIGLSAPAGPIAAAAAYRQAEQALSVARRRGRMLVEHEQVAAGSVLPLLADDAVRAFADGMLRALHEHDATGRGDLVASLRAWLSRHGQWDAAAADLGVHRHTLRYRMRRVEEILGRSLDDPDVRMELWLALKATAPGTSA
- a CDS encoding ATP-binding protein, producing MDTEGTFDPRSTRHNPPPPPPPQSPPSFPATPPPMPPTAPPAAPGAPPVPAPAARPSFVAWLRAPRSEAGPGVWTYEHKPKAPEEPDRIPGQRLLSGALISALCGWLVWSLIYYEYFGSFYLWPLYLLTPESWVEGDDKMAFVWAWRIYQVIFAGVLAVIFGRVGHWPEVWRRYVAPLFRRAWDEPAPEAAAAGRPEGDPVEWPQLRAAGGHSAADRLAADARGGAMNDVDHARIERAWQSVRAGRNSLASFTDTVLRNGAASYGHPSGARDLPARTARHDLLAHQVRLGTAAEDPRNPYQHRGVGLALDPEVLGTSLLAVGPPGSGKTGRVVRPVVESLCLQALAGQVAVVAVGAAGAGLGADEAFDVVVKIGRPDSGYDLDLYGGTTDPDEAAGILAEALIGDMAASLPGGDSRRAATALAQLLGPYRAAHGRFPSVPDLRELLDGSKTAVNALREALDEAGERAQARELEARVRQSGAPGDVGALLADRIALLDRPAFADFFDTAGDRRPFSLRALEHPLRVRIDLPERGHAEASRMLARLVLAQFTECAVGRVDRSLFACLVLDDASHTITPEALRGIQRLRSAHAGAVLTLRTLDDVPESLRSALLGAVGCRMACAGVTTWDGARFAEVWGTEWVETRDVTDRQIIAEEPLTKVLHFIRKVATGRAVTTQSVTVRTVERERWSASELAHAVPPGHAVLSVTSVRGEGGPPVLVDLRG
- the gabT gene encoding 4-aminobutyrate--2-oxoglutarate transaminase, with amino-acid sequence MTELSGGPALPQERRVVTAIPGPKSQELLARKNAAVASGVGSVLPVFTVRAGGGVIEDVDGNSLIDFGSGIAVTSVGSSAEAVVRRASAQLADFTHTCFMVTPYEGYVEVCEELARLTPGDHAKKSALFNSGAEAVENAVKIARSYTKRQAVVVFDHGYHGRTNLTMALTAKNMPYKHGFGPFAPEVYRVPLAYPYRWLTGPENCAEEAAAQAIDMISKQIGAENVAAIIIEPILGEGGFIEPAKGFLPRIAEFAKSNGIVFVADEIQSGFCRTGQWFACEDEGIVPDLITTAKGIAGGLPLAAVTGRAEIMDAAHSGGLGGTYGGNPVACAAALGAIETMRELDLNARAKRIEGVMKGRLGAMREKYDIIGDLRGRGAMIAIELVKSGTKDPDPAATAAVAKACHSAGLLVLTCGTYGNVLRFLPPLVIGDDLLNEGLDILESAFGEL
- a CDS encoding phosphatase PAP2 family protein; translation: MRETPRSQGTAGDAEPVLPQPRPGCALAHTTGASGSGSPHRSDGRPPQTPRGARHTDRHGGPGTTPPVPGPPTVHSPSAPRAPLSALRTPLALIALLALCTWQIAVHGPLRAYDERLGRAIAGSALPSPVAEFLADLGNTAVAVPVLAVAIGWAAWCTRRAEEPRWWLPPLAAAVAMAAVPALVVPFKALIDRPGPPGPLADETGFFPSGHAATAAVAYGAVALLLHPLLRPRLRRPLLVAVAVLNLAVAAGLVRRGYHWPLDTVASWCLSGLPLWTVLRVGRLSHSGQRSSPDSRTRRSPRAAPSDPD
- a CDS encoding NAD(P)/FAD-dependent oxidoreductase encodes the protein MATDAMTRSSGGEGAPTPSAWKALAGAAYRPYWLDDPGRPGPRPALVGEEQCDLLVVGGGYSGLWTALIAKERDPGREVVLVEGQEIGWAASGRNGGFCAASLTHGLGNGAARWPDELAELERLGHHNLDAIESAVERYGIDCDFERTGEIDVATEPYQVAELREAAQLAAEIGVGEQEFLDRDAVRAEVDSPTFLAGLWDRRGVAMLHPAKLAWGLARACAELGVRIYEHTPAARLAGAGAAMDVRTPYGRVRARQVALATNAFPALVRRVRPYVTPVYDHALMTEPLNQEQLDAIGWRGRQGLSDTANHFHYFRLTADQRILWGGYDIVYRYGGRVRAEYDHHPATYRTLAQHFFRCFPQLEGVRFSHAWGGAIDTCSRFSAFFGSAHGGRVAYALGYTGLGVGATRFGAEVMLDLLAGERTERTRLEMVRSKPLPFPPEPVRWAGIGITQWSMTRADENGGRRNLWLKAMDKVGLGFDS
- a CDS encoding ABC transporter permease, with amino-acid sequence MTALTRWIRRNLVIIAGLGTLAYLILPNVVVLVFSFNKPNGRFNYEWQRFSTDAWTDPCGVADLCGSLSLSLKIAIWATIGATVLGTMISFALARYRFRARPAVNSLIFLPMAMPEVVMAASLATLFLNMGVDFGFWTILIAHIMFCLSFVVTAVKARVMSMDPRLEQAAQDLYASPVQTFLRVTLPIAAPGIAAGALLSFALSFDDFIITNFNAGSTVTFPMFVWGSAQRGTPVQINVIGTAMFAVAVLCVLVGQLAGARRKRS
- a CDS encoding ABC transporter permease, translated to MSATATPEAPPAVEGEKKPPLIKPAVRKRLVPYWLLLPGILWLLIFFAAPLIYQASTSVQTGSLEEGFKVTWHFQTYWDALTEYYPHFLRSVLYSATATVLCLLLGYPLAYLIAFRAGRWRNLVMILVIAPFFTSFLIRTLAWKTILADSGPVVGALNSLHILDVTSYLGITEGQRVLATPLAVVCGLTYNFLPFMILPLYTSLERIDPRLHEAAGDLYARPFTIFRKVTFPLSMPGVVAGTLLTFIPAAGDYINAELLGSTDQKMIGNVIQSQFLRVLDYPTAAALSFILMAAILTMVTVYIRKSGTEDLV